In Jannaschia sp. W003, the genomic stretch AGGCCATGGTGCAGGCGCACCAGGCGGTGCAGGCCATGGGCGGCGCGGGCTTCATGAACGACGTGCCGGTCTCGCGGCTCTTCCGCGACGCCAAGCTGATGGAGATCGGCGCCGGCACCTCCGAGATCCGCCGCATGCTGGTGGGGCGCGAGCTGGTGGGCGCGATGGGCTGACGCGGCGGCGGCGCTGGACGCCGCCCGCCGCCGTGCCCAAGGTCGCCTGAAGGGAGACGCCGATGGCCGAGACCACACCGGGAGCCGAGCCGCTCCGCTTCTTCGACTACGTGCGCGAGGACACCGTGCTGCACGGCAAGGTGGACTGGCTCGTGCACCTGTTCGAGTGGCTGGCCGCCGGCATCGACATCCTCGCCTGCGCGATCCTCCTGATCGGCGCGATCCGCTTCATCGTCGGTTTCGCCCGCGCCGAGATCTCGCGCGACGAACGCCGCCGCATCCGCGGCGTGAACGCCGAGCGCGTGGAGCTGGGCCGCTACATCCTGGGCGGGCTGGAGCTGCTGATCGTCTCCGACATCATCCACACGGCCCTCAGCCTCGCCATGGCCGACCTCGTGTTCCTCGGCCTCCTCGTCGTCATCCGCTCGCTGATCTCGTTCTTCCTCGACCGCGAGCTCGCCGAGGTGAAGCGCGAGCTGGGCGAGGGGGCCGAGCTGGCCGACGCCAAGGGGAACGCATGATGCGCCGTCTGGCCCTGCTGCTCGCATGCCTCGCCGCACCGGCCGCCGCGGACGACGTCTCGCGCTGCTTCGCCGCGCTCTCCGCCGCGGACCGCGCGGCCTGGGCCGACCCGGACTGCGGGCCGGGCTGCAACTACGATGCGCTCGCCACGATCCTGGCCGACTGCGTGATCGAGACCATGCTCGCCTGCACCGAACGCCCCGCCGTGCCGCGCTGCGTGCGCCACGTGGCCGAGGACGTATCGACCCACTACGCCGCGCTGCGCGCGGTGATGCCCCCGCCCGAGGTGCTGCAGTCGCTGCCCGAGGCGGGCGGCGCCTTCGGCGAGGCCCTCGCCGCCGCCCGCACCCCCGTGATCCCCGGCGAGCCCGAGTGCCCGGTGCCCGCCGACTCGCTCTCGCCCATGACGCGGCAGGTGATCTGCGGCGCCCTGCCCACGGTGCGTGCCGCGGTGGCGCTGCAGGGCGCGATCCACTGGTTCGACATCCACGCGGAGGACGCGCAGTGAAGCTCCGATCGGCCCTCGTCCCCCGCTCCGAGGAGGCGCGCGCGAACCGCGCCGCCCACGAGGCCGCCCTGGCCCCCGTCGCTGAGGCCGCCGCCCTGGCCGCGGCCGGCGGCGGTGAGCGCTCGCGCGCGCGCCACATGAGCCGCGGCAAGATGCTGCCCCGCGACCGGGTGGCGGGCCTCCTCGACCCCGGCTCGCCCTTCCTCGAGGTCGGCCAGTTCGCCGCCCACGACATGTACGATGGTGCCGCCCCCGGCGCGGGCGCCATCGCCGGGGTGGGGCGCGTGCACGGCCGCGACGTCATGGTGGTGTGCAACGACGCCACTGTGAAGGGCGGCACCTACTACCCCATGACCGTCAAGAAGCACCTGCGCGCCCAGGAGATCGCCGAAGCCTGCCGGCTTCCTTGCGTCTACCTCGTGGACAGCGGGGGGGCGAACCTGCCCCAGCAGGACGAGGTGTTCCCGGACCGCGACCACTTCGGGCGCATCTTCTACAACCAGGCCCAGATGTCCGCGAAGGGCATCCCCCAGATCGCCGTGGTGATGGGCTCGTGCACGGCCGGCGGCGCCTACGTCCCCGCCATGTCGGACGTGTCCATCATCGTGCGCGACCAGGGCACCATCTTTCTCGCCGGCCCGCCCCTGGTGAAGGCCGCCACGGGCGAGGAGGTCTCGGCCGAGGACCTCGGCGGCGGCGACGTGCACACGCGCCTGTCGGGCGTGGCCGACTACCTGGCCGAG encodes the following:
- a CDS encoding DUF1622 domain-containing protein translates to MAETTPGAEPLRFFDYVREDTVLHGKVDWLVHLFEWLAAGIDILACAILLIGAIRFIVGFARAEISRDERRRIRGVNAERVELGRYILGGLELLIVSDIIHTALSLAMADLVFLGLLVVIRSLISFFLDRELAEVKRELGEGAELADAKGNA